TCATACTAAGAGATGAGTCTAAtgttttgtcttcattttttaGGAGCTTGATTGTAGAAGAGAAGAGTTTTGTTCCCTGTGAGGATCTGAAGTATGGGCGCATCTCGTTTAAGGGTTTTAATCCAGAGGTCGAGGTCTGTTTTATTCCATCCTCTGCGAAGATGTTTATCTATTTTTCTTCAATATATTAGGAGTTATGAAAAAGCTTTCATGTTGGCCTGCCCTGAACTATTTCCCCGTCTGCAGCATCTGATGAAAGTAGAGCCCAGTCATGTTCATGTCTGCTGTCAAACCCTGTTTCTTGTTACATTTTACATCTGTAAACACACACGTGAGGTTATCAGTGTATGACATCACTGGTGCAGCATAAAATGAATGAGTTTGAATCTAAAAATGCCCCTTAAATGCTGACTTCTTAATTGTTTGTCACAGAAACTGATGGTTCTGATGAATCcaaaggatgaagaggagaaagaagaagaggaggacatcAGCCAGATGCAAACAGACATTCCAGATGAAGAAATGGCTCGGAGGTACAAGCTCGTGTTGTTCAGCTCTCAATAAgagttggttttatttttcatgctttaTTGTTAGAACTTACATATTGTTCATTTTGTCTTATAACGTAATCTGATATCGACGTTTTTTTTTCAGATACGAGAGTTTAGTTGGAAGCATGAAGAAGAAGTTTGTAAAGAAGCGTCAGAGAGCAGCAATCGAAGAAAACGTCAAGCAGGACGTGGAAGAAACCTGCACAAAGAGAGTCTTTCTGAAACCTCAGGCCTGAAGCCACCGTGTGATGGACTCGGGGATACTTCTGTGTATCGTGTAGTGTTTTAAGGCTTATTGGATGTTATACAtctatattgtttttttaaagaagcatCTTTTTAGATGGTTAAGATTTGTATATCTTTTTTGGGAGTCTGTGCAGAACAAATGAGGCTACCATTAAATGCACGGCTCGGTGTCGTCACATGTCTGGTTTCCGGTTTCCCCGTGTCAGCAGGAGTTAAACATTTTGTGACTGACTATGTTTGAGGTTCCGGTCTGCGCGgaaagctaagctaactagctaCAGGTGAACGTTTCATCTccggcacgcacacacgtaAGAGAATGAATGTCTTGGCCATTAAACTGAAAATGGAAAACTTAAAGACATGGACCCTTGTTGTCGTAGCGCTACGAGACCGCGTAGCATCGCGACCACTTCCGGTGATTCCAACATGGCGGACGGCGGGATGACGCTTTCCAGGTGTTCAGAATGTTGCACATTCGGCAGAATCACTTTATCTAAAGCAGAATGTATTTCTAAACTACTTGATTCTTACAactccatatttatttatttattactaacAATTATTTACCAGTTTTTGTGGAGAAATAAAACCCACTGCATAAAAAGCAGTGGGTTAAATGACAGCCGCAAACGGAGTCAAAGAAGTTCAGGCATGAAACTGCATCGGAAAATCTTTATCTGATCAACTAGATGCCAAAGTCACAAGAAGGGGGCTAAACGTCACAGACGTGATGCCGATTGGACGATGGTAATCTTGCTGCAGCTGCTACCATTTAGTAGCAATAATACCCAGAGACCTGAAAGTAACAGGGCAAAACTCAGCTCAATGGTCAAAGGAGCAGTCCATCTAAACATGAGAATTATACCTTTATTTAGTCGCTACTTTTTCTAATTGGACTTTTTCAGTCAAACAATCATGGCTTTCTTAATACGTGAAGAAGATGGAGActaggggggtgggggaggcAGACCCCGAAAAGTCTCTGCAGGCTCAGATGAAGCTCTACTGACTGATTAAAATGGGCAGACAAactttgagcaaggcacttaACCTCAGCAGTGGGCTGGCTGCTCCCGGATCGGTCAAATGCAGAGAAACTGAACTTCCTAGTGGCACCAACAAAGTATAGAAGATAAAGAAGGGGGGAAAGGACTTGGGTTACAAGTCTGCACAGATTCGAGTTGAACTCTGTGAGCTAAATGGATCATTTTATGCTGTTTTATATCTTTATCTGAGGAGAAATCTGTCCGTGTTTTACTGAGAAGCTTCGCCTACGTGTTCATATCACACAAAGTGAGGCCTCCAGCTGCTTTACTGTCTGTCGAACTTGCCGTCCCCTTCAGCTCCTGTTGATCCCCTCTGGTTTACGGTCTGTGTTGTGTTTAAGGCTCATGATGATTCTGTCAAATACTGTAGTGGGACAGCAGCGGTAGAGAAATGGGAGCAGCCATCCCTTTTCCCCGGGGGTGTAGAGAGGTTTGGGATGAGCCGACAACAGGCCGTGACACAGGGCGTCCACCACGGGAGACAAGTCCTCCATCATGCCCTGAAGAATTGTGGACAGTCTCGTGGGGTAGGACAAGAGGTACTCGTCTCCATAATCCTCTCTGGCTTCAGACGAAACGGCTGTGAGGACGTTGCTTCTGTGGCGGGCGATGTCCTCATCAGAACCAAAGAGATCTGATGAAGAGACAAtaagagacaaaagagaataaAGAAGACGGGATCACTTTTAGTGAAGGCTGTAAACAAGATTCTGTCGTGAATGCTTTACCTGAGCAGGTAAACCTACTTGTTCGGAAGCCTGAAGGCTCAACTAGGATCACCTTGACACCCCACTGCAATAACTCCAACCTCAACACCTGAGAGAAATTGCTCAGCGCCGCCTTTGAGGCTCCGTAAGCAGCAAATAAAGGGAACGGTAACGAACCTGGAAAAAGAGCGGGTGACACGTTCTGCTCTCAGGCGAATGAACCGATTCTCTCCAGGAGTCAAACAAACGTCTTCAGGTGGCTGGCCTGGACCTACCTGACATGCTGGACACGTTGACCACGCGTCCTCTGGACCGCCtcagcagagggaggaagaccTGGCACATCTTCACGGCACCCAGGAAGTTGACATCCAGACAGACTCTGTagtttgtgattggctgcagctctGCGTCCATGGGACACTGGAGGACGCCTGCGTTATTCACCAGACCCCATAAACCTGCAGGGATACAACACCCGCCCCCTTTGTAATCCTTGTTTTGtctatttctctgttttctggACTCGGCATCGTATTTTAAGATTTCTTCACAAGCAACGTCTCATCATGTCAGAACGACCCAGAAACTGAAACGATAGCGGAGCATGTCCTTGTGTGTCCCTTTAGATCCTCAGCTCTGCAGGATCCGGATCCACACGCCTGGACCCGGCATTTGGTCTCACCTGCGTGGCCCACCTGGGTTTGGACATGACGGCGTGCCGCCTCTATCTGGGCGCCGTCAGTCACGTCGAGCTGCAGGACCTGTAGGTTCTTGGAGGCTCCTTCTCTCAGCTGTTGAGCTCCAGGTCCGTTCACATGCAGCACACCAGCAAACACCGTCAGCCCCATCTCACTGAGCCGCTTCGCCAGGGCGTGTCCGAACCCCGAATCGCAACCTGGGAGTAGACGAAACGGGAGGACAGTTGAGACATTTCCACTGTTCTTGATTCAcaaaaccatccatccattttcttccactttgtgTTTATTGGGTGTTTATTGCATCCCAGATTGCTATGGgaaagaggcggggggggggggggtacaccccggacgcgtcgccaacACATCACAAAGCCAGAACTCAGCCGCTCGTTTCCACGTGACTTCCAAATACCGAAAGTCTCCG
The sequence above is drawn from the Brachionichthys hirsutus isolate HB-005 chromosome 5, CSIRO-AGI_Bhir_v1, whole genome shotgun sequence genome and encodes:
- the mphosph6 gene encoding M-phase phosphoprotein 6 yields the protein MSNDSMKLSKNLLRMKFMQRGLNEETKKQLEEDEKRIISDEHWYLDLPELKAKESLIVEEKSFVPCEDLKYGRISFKGFNPEVEKLMVLMNPKDEEEKEEEEDISQMQTDIPDEEMARRYESLVGSMKKKFVKKRQRAAIEENVKQDVEETCTKRVFLKPQA
- the hsd17b2 gene encoding LOW QUALITY PROTEIN: 17-beta-hydroxysteroid dehydrogenase type 2 (The sequence of the model RefSeq protein was modified relative to this genomic sequence to represent the inferred CDS: substituted 1 base at 1 genomic stop codon), with the protein product MXVRKGGAERCPFRIRLKFSHAGDREAVLSKMDPASCFCVIAAALFVFTLLQWLRKGNSVTFWPLAGALAGASLCFILPPGVCGVVLLGCSFILRRETDGNAELLPARKRAVLVTGCDSGFGHALAKRLSEMGLTVFAGVLHVNGPGAQQLREGASKNLQVLQLDVTDGAQIEAARRHVQTQVGHAGLWGLVNNAGVLQCPMDAELQPITNYRVCLDVNFLGAVKMCQVFLPLLRRSRGRVVNVSSMSGSLPFPLFAAYGASKAALSNFSQVLRLELLQWGVKVILVEPSGFRTNLFGSDEDIARHRSNVLTAVSSEAREDYGDEYLLSYPTRLSTILQGMMEDLSPVVDALCHGLLSAHPKPLYTPGEKGWLLPFLYRCCPTTVFDRIIMSLKHNTDRKPEGINRS